One window from the genome of Manis pentadactyla isolate mManPen7 chromosome 15, mManPen7.hap1, whole genome shotgun sequence encodes:
- the PDP2 gene encoding pyruvate dehydrogenase [acetyl-transferring]-phosphatase 2, mitochondrial isoform X1, which yields MSSTVSFWILSSARNSIAALQGGRHLYVRCASNGNMSKWRPFSQAPATLKNPASRGGFAMQKAYRHTSTEEDDFHLQLSPEQVNEVLRAGESAHKIVDLVSGVPNSVLRYESNQLAANSPVEDRRGVASCLQTNGLMFGIFDGHGGHACAQAVSERLFYYVAVSLMSQQTLEQMEGAMESMKPLLPILQWLKHPGASIYKDVTSVHLDHLRVYWQELLGLHVEMGLSIEEALMYSFQRLDSDISLEIQAPLEDEITRNLSLQVAFSGATACVAHVDGVHLHVANAGDCRAILGVQEDNGMWSCLPLTHDHNAWNQAELSRLKGEHPESEDRTVIMDDRLLGVLMPCRAFGDVQLKWSKELQRSILERGFDTEALNIYQFTPPHYHTPPYLTAKPEVTYHRLRPQDKFLVLASDGLWDMVGNEDVVRLVVEHLAEAGQHKPNLVQRPAKLGLMQSLLLHRKAQGLHAADHNAATHLIRHAIGSNEYGEMEPERLTAMLTLPEDLARMYRDDITVTVVYFNSDSIDTYYKES from the coding sequence ATGTCAAGTACTGTGTCCTTCTGGATCTTAAGTTCTGCAAGGAACAGCATTGCCGCATTGCAAGGGGGCAGACATTTGTATGTAAGGTGTGCCTCAAATGGAAATATGTCAAAATGGAGGCCCTTTTCTCAGGCACCAGCCACCCTAAAAAACCCTGCCTCACGTGGTGGTTTTGCAATGCAGAAAGCCTACAGACACACATCGACAGAGGAAGATGATTTCCACTTGCAGCTCAGTCCTGAGCAGGTAAACGAAGTACTGAGAGCTGGTGAATCAGCCCACAAGATAGTTGACCTCGTCAGTGGAGTCCCAAATTCAGTGTTGCGGTATGAGAGCAACCAGCTGGCTGCCAATTCCCCAGTGGAGGACCGGCGAGGCGTAGCCTCCTGCCTGCAGACCAATGGGTTGATGTTTGGCATCTTTGATGGACATGGTGGCCATGCATGTGCTCAAGCAGTGAGCGAGAGGCTCTTCTATTATGTGGCAGTGTCACTGATGTCCCAGCAGACCCTGGAGCAGATGGAGGGAGCGATGGAAAGCATGAAGCCCCTGTTGCCCATCCTGCAGTGGCTCAAACACCCAGGGGCCAGTATCTACAAGGATGTCACATCAGTGCATCTTGATCACCTCCGTGTGTACTGGCAGGAGCTGCTTGGCCTGCACGTGGAAATGGGACTGAGTATTGAAGAAGCATTGATGTACTCCTTCCAGAGACTGGATTCAGACATCTCGCTGGAAATTCAGGCCCCCCTGGAAGATGAGATCACAAGGAACCTATCACTCCAAGTTGCTTTCTCTGGAGCAACAGCTTGTGTGGCCCATGTTGATGGAGTTCACTTGCATGTGGCAAATGCTGGTGACTGCCGGGCCATTCTTGGTGTCCAGGAGGACAATGGCATGTGGTCTTGTCTGCCTCTCACCCATGACCATAATGCCTGGAACCAGGCTGAGCTGTCACGGCTAAAGGGGGAGCATCCTGAGTCAGAAGACAGGACAGTCATCATGGATGACAGGCTACTGGGTGTCCTCATGCCATGCAGGGCCTTTGGGGATGTTCAGCTGAAATGGAGTAAAGAGCTGCAACGCAGCATCCTGGAGAGAGGCTTTGACACTGAGGCCCTCAACATTTACCAGTTCACCCCCCCACATTACCATACTCCACCCTACCTGACTGCTAAGCCAGAAGTCACATACCACCGGCTGAGGCCCCAGGATAAGTTTCTGGTGCTGGCTTCAGATGGCCTGTGGGATATGGTGGGAAATGAAGATGTGGTGAGGCTGGTGGTGGAGCACCTGGCTGAAGCAGGTCAGCACAAGCCAAACCTGGTCCAGAGACCTGCCAAGCTGGGACTCATGCAGAGCCTGCTACTGCACAGGAAAGCCCAGGGGCTCCACGCTGCCGACCACAATGCGGCCACACACCTGATCAGACATGCCATAGGGAGCAATGAGTATGGGGAGATGGAGCCAGAGCGGCTGACAGCCATGCTGACATTGCCAGAGGACTTGGCGAGGATGTACAGGGATGATATCACTGTCACTGTGGTGTATTTTAACTCAGACTCAATTGATACATATTATAAGGAAAGTTAA
- the PDP2 gene encoding pyruvate dehydrogenase [acetyl-transferring]-phosphatase 2, mitochondrial isoform X2 — translation MQKAYRHTSTEEDDFHLQLSPEQVNEVLRAGESAHKIVDLVSGVPNSVLRYESNQLAANSPVEDRRGVASCLQTNGLMFGIFDGHGGHACAQAVSERLFYYVAVSLMSQQTLEQMEGAMESMKPLLPILQWLKHPGASIYKDVTSVHLDHLRVYWQELLGLHVEMGLSIEEALMYSFQRLDSDISLEIQAPLEDEITRNLSLQVAFSGATACVAHVDGVHLHVANAGDCRAILGVQEDNGMWSCLPLTHDHNAWNQAELSRLKGEHPESEDRTVIMDDRLLGVLMPCRAFGDVQLKWSKELQRSILERGFDTEALNIYQFTPPHYHTPPYLTAKPEVTYHRLRPQDKFLVLASDGLWDMVGNEDVVRLVVEHLAEAGQHKPNLVQRPAKLGLMQSLLLHRKAQGLHAADHNAATHLIRHAIGSNEYGEMEPERLTAMLTLPEDLARMYRDDITVTVVYFNSDSIDTYYKES, via the coding sequence ATGCAGAAAGCCTACAGACACACATCGACAGAGGAAGATGATTTCCACTTGCAGCTCAGTCCTGAGCAGGTAAACGAAGTACTGAGAGCTGGTGAATCAGCCCACAAGATAGTTGACCTCGTCAGTGGAGTCCCAAATTCAGTGTTGCGGTATGAGAGCAACCAGCTGGCTGCCAATTCCCCAGTGGAGGACCGGCGAGGCGTAGCCTCCTGCCTGCAGACCAATGGGTTGATGTTTGGCATCTTTGATGGACATGGTGGCCATGCATGTGCTCAAGCAGTGAGCGAGAGGCTCTTCTATTATGTGGCAGTGTCACTGATGTCCCAGCAGACCCTGGAGCAGATGGAGGGAGCGATGGAAAGCATGAAGCCCCTGTTGCCCATCCTGCAGTGGCTCAAACACCCAGGGGCCAGTATCTACAAGGATGTCACATCAGTGCATCTTGATCACCTCCGTGTGTACTGGCAGGAGCTGCTTGGCCTGCACGTGGAAATGGGACTGAGTATTGAAGAAGCATTGATGTACTCCTTCCAGAGACTGGATTCAGACATCTCGCTGGAAATTCAGGCCCCCCTGGAAGATGAGATCACAAGGAACCTATCACTCCAAGTTGCTTTCTCTGGAGCAACAGCTTGTGTGGCCCATGTTGATGGAGTTCACTTGCATGTGGCAAATGCTGGTGACTGCCGGGCCATTCTTGGTGTCCAGGAGGACAATGGCATGTGGTCTTGTCTGCCTCTCACCCATGACCATAATGCCTGGAACCAGGCTGAGCTGTCACGGCTAAAGGGGGAGCATCCTGAGTCAGAAGACAGGACAGTCATCATGGATGACAGGCTACTGGGTGTCCTCATGCCATGCAGGGCCTTTGGGGATGTTCAGCTGAAATGGAGTAAAGAGCTGCAACGCAGCATCCTGGAGAGAGGCTTTGACACTGAGGCCCTCAACATTTACCAGTTCACCCCCCCACATTACCATACTCCACCCTACCTGACTGCTAAGCCAGAAGTCACATACCACCGGCTGAGGCCCCAGGATAAGTTTCTGGTGCTGGCTTCAGATGGCCTGTGGGATATGGTGGGAAATGAAGATGTGGTGAGGCTGGTGGTGGAGCACCTGGCTGAAGCAGGTCAGCACAAGCCAAACCTGGTCCAGAGACCTGCCAAGCTGGGACTCATGCAGAGCCTGCTACTGCACAGGAAAGCCCAGGGGCTCCACGCTGCCGACCACAATGCGGCCACACACCTGATCAGACATGCCATAGGGAGCAATGAGTATGGGGAGATGGAGCCAGAGCGGCTGACAGCCATGCTGACATTGCCAGAGGACTTGGCGAGGATGTACAGGGATGATATCACTGTCACTGTGGTGTATTTTAACTCAGACTCAATTGATACATATTATAAGGAAAGTTAA